The Lactuca sativa cultivar Salinas chromosome 2, Lsat_Salinas_v11, whole genome shotgun sequence genome includes a window with the following:
- the LOC111883692 gene encoding protein NETWORKED 4B — translation MEGVESKSQSQGWDTQIMAENVEGFQQCVKEILDLIKQDETFSEITAEIYDCKKLNLTKLVTELSRMHGELADHLIKEVNKNTHKFTTPIKIKTQQVDSSSSTSPQVTESSKKHEFKTPADFEFTFSSGGGFQISRSECSESSILKSSNSASASESIMCINKRLVSPVNDDALKVKETKVDDAEELLKNISVLEEELSNSNKKVQSLKDENALLETKVHDTEEVMKRISLLEEELSTWNKKVQSLEDENALLETKVHDTEELLKNISVLEEELSTSSKKAQSLLEDKNALLEVEKAKVAESTRRIETMGKVIEVYRTQVLTTDNEISKLKQELARKDIDQTQFLSLGQTITSLQQQLDSKQVRNDELHEKAIRFTADISKRDDEIIELSTKINQMRTVHAAEEDKLKTDITRLETEVREKCELVDDLNREHDAAVISCTDELKVKVVELEKEVEVVSEEKREAIRQLSFAVDHYMSAYKQLHQDFVSLNRRFV, via the exons ATGGAGGGCGTCGAATCAAAATCACAGTCACAAGGATGGGATACTCAGATTATGGCAGAAAATGTAGAAG GGTTCCAGCAATGTGTCAAAGAAATCCTTGATCTGATCAAACAAGATGAAACATTCTCCGAAATAACAGCCGAAATTTACGATTGCAAGAAGTTGAACTTGACAAAACTGGTAACCGAGTTATCACGCATGCATGGGGAATTGGCTGATCATTTGATTAAAGAAGTCAACAAGAACACACATAAATTTACAACACCCATAAAGATCAAGACACAGCAAGTTGATTCTTCCAGTTCAACCTCTCCTCAAGTTACTGAATCGAGTAAAAAACATGAATTCAAAACACCTGCCGATTTTGAATTTACTTTCTCAAGTGGAGGTGGTTTTCAAATTTCTAGAAGCGAATGCTCAGAATCTTCCATCTTAAAATCATCCAATTCCGCTTCCGCATCAGAATCTATCATGTGTATCAACAAGCGTCTAGTTTCACCAGTCAATGACGATGCATTAAAGGTAAAAGAAACCAAAGTTGATGACGCTGAAGAATTACTGAAAAATATTTCAGTTCTTGAAGAAGAACTGTCTAATTCGAACAAGAAAGTCCAGAGCTTAAAAGACGAAAACGCCCTTCTTGAAACCAAGGTTCATGACACTGAGGAGGTAATGAAAAGGATTTCACTTCTTGAAGAAGAGCTGTCTACTTGGAACAAGAAGGTCCAGAGTTTagaagacgaaaatgcccttctTGAAACCAAGGTTCATGACACTGAGGAGTTACTGAAAAATATTTCAGTTCTTGAAGAAGAGCTGTCTACTTCGAGCAAGAAGGCCCAGAGTTTATTAGAAGACAAAAACGCCCTTCTTGAAGTTGAGAAAGCTAAGGTGGCTGAGTCAACTCGTAGGATTGAAACAATGGGGAAAGTGATAGAGGTCTACAGAACGCAAGTATTGACAACAGACAATGAAATTTCAAAGCTAAAACAAGAGCTGGCTAGAAAAGATATTGACCAAACTCAGTTTTTATCACTTGGTCAAACTATAACCTCGTTACAGCAGCAATTAGATTCAAAGCAAGTCCGGAATGATGAACTGCATGAGAAAGCTATCAGATTCACAGCTGATATATCAAAGCGAGATGATGAAATCATAGAATTGAGTACCAAGATTAATCAAATGAGAACTGTTCATGCAGCCGAAGAGGATAAATTGAAAACTGATATCACAAGGTTGGAAACGGAAGTTAGAGAAAAGTGTGAGTTAGTTGATGATTTGAATCGGGAGCATGATGCTGCTGTAATTTCATGTACAGATGAACTGAAAGTGAAAGTGGTGGAATTGGAAAAAGAGGTGGAAGTGGTGTCGGAGGAGAAAAGGGAAGCGATAAGGCAGCTGTCCTTCGCCGTGGATCATTACATGTCTGCATACAAACAACTTCATCAAGACTTCGTTTCCCTCAACCGGcgttttgtttga